One window of Eubacterium sp. 1001713B170207_170306_E7 genomic DNA carries:
- a CDS encoding site-specific integrase: MLHRLKETTLSGKQFMVDTKITPVFSKMPMSQISPTDVRKWQNGLTAYRDEKGKPYSQTYLKTINNQLTAIFNYAVKFYSLKENPCHKAGSMGKKHADEMEFWTKAEFDTFIKTKEDNYQIYAAFMTLYYTGMRIGELTALTKADVDFEKATITINKSFQRLNGKDIISTPKTPKSNRVVTIPKLLVECLETYLSMMYELKKNDRIFPVSKSFMAKEITKGCAECGVKRIRVHDCRHSHASLLIELGFSPLLIADRLGHEKVETTLNTYRHLYPSKQAEVADRLDNL; this comes from the coding sequence ATTTTACACCGATTAAAGGAAACTACTTTGTCCGGTAAACAGTTTATGGTGGACACCAAGATTACCCCTGTGTTCTCAAAAATGCCGATGAGCCAAATCTCGCCCACGGATGTTCGCAAATGGCAAAATGGGCTTACCGCTTATCGTGATGAAAAAGGCAAGCCATATAGTCAAACCTATTTAAAGACCATTAACAACCAACTGACCGCTATTTTCAACTACGCTGTGAAGTTTTACTCGCTGAAAGAAAATCCCTGCCACAAGGCAGGTAGCATGGGTAAAAAGCACGCAGATGAAATGGAGTTTTGGACAAAAGCAGAGTTTGACACCTTTATTAAAACAAAGGAAGATAACTACCAAATCTATGCCGCTTTTATGACGCTGTACTATACGGGTATGCGTATCGGCGAACTGACAGCTCTTACAAAGGCTGATGTTGACTTTGAAAAGGCTACTATCACTATAAATAAGTCATTTCAAAGGCTGAACGGTAAGGATATTATATCCACACCAAAAACGCCTAAGAGCAACCGTGTGGTGACGATACCAAAACTTCTTGTAGAGTGTTTGGAAACTTACCTATCCATGATGTATGAGCTGAAAAAGAACGACAGGATATTTCCTGTTTCCAAAAGCTTTATGGCAAAGGAAATTACCAAAGGCTGTGCGGAGTGTGGAGTGAAACGCATAAGGGTGCACGATTGCCGACACAGCCACGCATCACTTCTGATTGAGTTAGGTTTTTCGCCTTTGCTAATCGCTGACAGGCTGGGGCATGAAAAGGTGGAAACCACACTGAATACATACAGGCATCTTTATCCTAGTAAGCAAGCGGAAGTAGCAGATAGGTTGGATAATTTATAA
- a CDS encoding Arm DNA-binding domain-containing protein, which yields MSVTKDAKTGKWMSQVRVEDWQGNVIHKKKRGFQTKKEGWEWENQIKLQYTADVGILFGDFIALYF from the coding sequence ATGTCTGTAACCAAAGATGCAAAAACAGGAAAATGGATGTCCCAAGTTCGTGTAGAGGACTGGCAAGGGAACGTCATCCACAAAAAGAAAAGAGGGTTCCAAACCAAAAAAGAAGGTTGGGAATGGGAAAATCAAATCAAGCTACAATATACTGCCGATGTGGGTATATTGTTTGGTGATTTCATTGCATTATATTTTTAG
- a CDS encoding helix-turn-helix transcriptional regulator, producing the protein MQNYDKSIGARLRALRKEKNLNQTELATLLGKSLRTVQKYENGDIEISLANINDIAKKLDTTATYLLGYQQDDTPLTGYLNVFETMFKLEEMADLGFRIEVKRPPKHDKWECSIVFDGKDKNFDLNADMCLFLEDWKERRKDEDLQNPSQSYTRWKDQTLAYTITADTLAKEQEEK; encoded by the coding sequence ATGCAAAATTATGATAAATCTATAGGAGCAAGGCTGAGAGCCTTGCGTAAAGAAAAGAACCTTAATCAGACAGAACTAGCCACTCTTCTGGGTAAGTCTTTGCGTACCGTACAAAAATACGAAAACGGTGACATCGAAATTTCACTTGCAAACATTAATGATATTGCAAAGAAGCTCGACACCACCGCAACCTATTTACTTGGATATCAACAAGACGACACCCCACTGACAGGCTATTTAAACGTTTTTGAAACCATGTTCAAGCTAGAGGAAATGGCTGATTTAGGCTTTAGAATTGAAGTAAAAAGACCGCCAAAGCACGACAAATGGGAATGTTCCATTGTGTTTGACGGTAAGGATAAGAATTTTGATCTAAATGCTGATATGTGTCTTTTCCTCGAAGATTGGAAAGAACGCAGAAAAGATGAAGATTTACAAAATCCATCACAGTCATATACACGTTGGAAAGACCAAACTTTAGCATACACCATTACAGCAGATACACTTGCAAAAGAGCAGGAAGAAAAATAA
- a CDS encoding ICEBs1 excisionase encodes MNTQYITAEQIQTVLGVGRTKAYAIVRKLNTELTDMGYITIAGKCPLEYFKKKYYGFDPERVRA; translated from the coding sequence ATGAACACACAGTACATAACAGCAGAGCAAATACAAACAGTCCTCGGAGTAGGCAGAACAAAAGCATACGCCATTGTGCGTAAATTAAATACCGAACTTACCGATATGGGCTATATTACTATAGCAGGCAAATGTCCTTTGGAGTATTTCAAGAAAAAGTATTACGGTTTTGACCCCGAGAGGGTGAGAGCCTAA
- a CDS encoding phage/plasmid primase, P4 family, with translation MKHCTSINPKSLAEFDAEKLLFNCRNGTLDLKRKKFTPHSSKYLITHLSNVIYDENAKCSRWLEFVSEIMQDDAESIRFLQKAFGYALTGNTNLECFFIFYGSTTRNGKSTCCETISHIFGDYANNVQPETIGRNNKTGSSPTPDIARLKGARLVIMPEPERGLELNVSLIKQLTGGDKYTGRFLHENPIEFTPEFKIIINTNHRPRINDDTVFSSDRVKLLPFERHFNPEEQETGLKELFREENNMSAILNWIIERYYLLQAEGLNQPQKMTEVVNEYREESDIFGTFLNENLCQADGYRLAISKLYERYREWSTENGYHALNSKNFVGELRKRYIIKRNGTRGNEVLDVDLLPKDFPW, from the coding sequence ATCAAGCATTGCACATCTATCAACCCCAAAAGCCTTGCAGAGTTTGATGCAGAAAAACTGCTATTTAACTGCCGAAACGGTACTTTAGATTTAAAAAGGAAAAAGTTTACCCCTCATTCTTCAAAGTATCTCATTACCCACCTATCTAATGTCATTTATGACGAAAACGCAAAATGTAGCAGATGGCTAGAGTTTGTAAGCGAGATTATGCAGGACGATGCGGAAAGCATACGGTTTTTACAAAAGGCTTTTGGATATGCCCTAACAGGCAACACCAACCTTGAATGCTTCTTTATCTTTTACGGCAGTACCACAAGAAACGGTAAATCCACCTGCTGTGAAACCATTTCCCATATTTTTGGAGATTACGCAAACAATGTGCAACCAGAAACCATCGGGCGAAACAACAAAACAGGCTCGTCTCCTACCCCTGATATAGCGAGACTTAAAGGTGCAAGGCTCGTTATAATGCCTGAACCGGAAAGAGGATTAGAACTCAATGTGTCGCTGATTAAACAGCTTACAGGCGGAGATAAGTACACAGGACGCTTTCTGCATGAAAACCCTATTGAGTTTACACCGGAGTTTAAAATCATCATCAACACCAATCACAGACCACGCATTAACGATGATACCGTATTTTCTAGTGACAGGGTAAAGCTGCTGCCCTTTGAGAGGCATTTCAACCCAGAGGAACAGGAAACAGGCTTAAAGGAACTATTTCGTGAAGAAAACAATATGTCGGCAATACTTAACTGGATTATCGAAAGGTACTATCTATTACAAGCTGAGGGGCTAAATCAACCACAGAAAATGACAGAGGTGGTAAACGAATATCGAGAGGAAAGCGACATTTTTGGAACATTTCTAAATGAAAATTTGTGCCAAGCGGATGGCTACCGACTGGCAATAAGTAAGCTCTATGAACGATACCGAGAATGGTCTACCGAAAATGGGTATCATGCCTTAAACAGCAAAAACTTTGTGGGCGAACTTAGAAAACGCTACATCATCAAACGCAATGGCACAAGGGGAAATGAGGTTTTAGATGTAGATTTACTTCCAAAAGATTTTCCTTGGTAG
- a CDS encoding complexin-2, whose translation MKSVQIPEELFVQLIKYHLCEDDLWEEEIKTGLERKMENIINRITYTDYKTAPTEEERENARQKYLDRKGYRESFRW comes from the coding sequence ATGAAAAGCGTACAAATACCGGAAGAACTTTTTGTTCAGCTCATAAAATATCATCTTTGCGAGGATGATTTATGGGAAGAAGAAATCAAAACAGGTTTAGAGCGAAAAATGGAAAACATCATCAACCGCATTACCTACACAGATTACAAAACAGCCCCTACCGAGGAAGAACGAGAAAATGCAAGGCAGAAATATTTAGACCGCAAGGGGTATCGGGAAAGCTTTAGGTGGTGA
- a CDS encoding plasmid mobilization relaxosome protein MobC: protein MAEQRNKGIYIKFTQHELKLLKQKMNNANIKNRSGFIRKMAIDGYVIQLDIKELKEISRLLGITANNVNQLAKMANSTGNVYVQDIEGLDSNLKGIRVLFGEILTQLSGISG, encoded by the coding sequence ATGGCAGAACAACGAAACAAGGGAATATACATTAAATTTACGCAGCATGAACTAAAGCTATTAAAGCAAAAGATGAATAATGCCAACATTAAAAACCGCAGCGGATTTATTCGCAAAATGGCGATTGACGGCTATGTAATACAGCTTGATATAAAAGAGCTAAAAGAAATATCAAGGCTACTTGGTATCACTGCCAACAATGTTAATCAGCTTGCAAAGATGGCGAATAGCACAGGTAATGTTTATGTACAGGATATTGAGGGGTTAGATAGCAATTTAAAGGGAATCAGAGTGCTATTTGGCGAAATACTCACGCAATTATCGGGGATTAGTGGGTAA
- a CDS encoding relaxase/mobilization nuclease domain-containing protein yields the protein MMASLYLPTLAIRLLQSKSKSQYTSITGRTQGDKDVIAYHLRQSFKPNEIAPQTANKNGYDLAMSLTKGKHAFIVCTHIDKQHIHSHIIFNSTDLDCNKKFRNFWGSSFAIRKISDKLCLENGLSIIENPKSSKGHYGDWLGDRKPLTYSDKMRQVIDDALSQKPIDFNSFLFEMQSAGYEIKTGKHLAFKGKEQKKFIRLKFLGNGYSEDEIKAVISVKSAHKSKPQRQEKAVDMFVDIQAKLQQGKGAGYDQWAKVFNLKQMAQSINYLKENNLLDYEKLSVKADEITSEFDIVSAEIKTTEKQLSEIKELKNNIINYMKTKDTYAEYKQSGHSKKVYAKYEGELILHKAAKAHFDKLKLQKLPSIKSLQTQEQLLFIDKSHAYTMYKKAKKICRKS from the coding sequence ATGATGGCGAGCTTATATCTTCCTACGCTTGCGATCCGCTTATTGCAGAGCAAGAGTAAAAGCCAATATACAAGCATTACAGGCAGAACACAAGGCGATAAAGACGTAATTGCCTATCATCTAAGGCAAAGCTTTAAACCAAATGAAATTGCCCCACAGACAGCAAATAAAAACGGCTATGACCTTGCCATGTCATTAACCAAAGGGAAGCACGCTTTTATCGTTTGTACCCATATTGATAAACAACATATTCACTCGCATATTATCTTTAATTCCACTGACTTGGATTGTAACAAAAAGTTTCGCAACTTTTGGGGTAGCAGCTTTGCAATAAGAAAAATATCCGACAAGCTGTGTCTTGAAAACGGACTGTCTATTATTGAAAATCCTAAGTCGTCTAAAGGGCATTATGGGGATTGGCTAGGCGACAGGAAACCCCTTACCTATTCGGATAAAATGCGTCAAGTAATAGATGATGCGTTGTCACAAAAGCCCATAGATTTTAATAGCTTTCTTTTTGAAATGCAAAGTGCAGGTTATGAGATTAAAACAGGAAAACATCTTGCTTTTAAAGGTAAAGAGCAAAAGAAGTTTATCCGTTTAAAATTTCTTGGTAATGGGTATTCAGAAGATGAAATTAAAGCGGTTATCAGTGTGAAATCAGCACATAAATCAAAACCACAAAGGCAAGAAAAAGCAGTCGATATGTTTGTGGATATTCAGGCAAAATTGCAACAAGGTAAGGGAGCAGGATATGATCAGTGGGCTAAGGTTTTCAACCTAAAACAGATGGCACAAAGCATAAATTATTTAAAAGAAAATAACCTTTTGGATTATGAAAAGCTGTCTGTCAAAGCTGATGAAATTACAAGTGAATTTGATATAGTATCGGCAGAAATTAAGACAACGGAAAAGCAGCTTAGTGAAATAAAAGAGCTGAAAAATAATATCATCAACTACATGAAAACCAAAGATACCTATGCTGAATATAAACAGTCCGGTCATTCAAAAAAGGTGTATGCAAAATATGAGGGTGAACTGATTTTACATAAAGCTGCAAAGGCACATTTTGATAAATTGAAACTGCAAAAGCTACCGTCAATCAAGTCACTTCAAACACAGGAACAACTGCTATTCATCGATAAAAGCCATGCTTATACTATGTATAAAAAAGCAAAAAAGATATGCAGGAAATCGTAA
- a CDS encoding helix-turn-helix domain-containing protein translates to MKINEVIKEIRTALGLSQVAFAEKLHVSFSTVNRWENGRAVPNRLATITIISLAKENDVDKTLIDFLS, encoded by the coding sequence ATGAAAATAAACGAAGTGATTAAGGAAATTAGAACGGCTCTCGGTTTATCACAGGTAGCTTTTGCCGAAAAACTTCATGTCAGTTTTTCTACGGTCAATAGATGGGAAAATGGCAGAGCTGTGCCAAATAGATTGGCTACAATAACGATTATTAGCTTAGCTAAAGAAAATGATGTAGATAAAACTCTAATTGATTTTTTATCTTGA
- a CDS encoding type I restriction endonuclease subunit R: protein MPKLTEEDIKNRFITPSIEQSGWEKKQMWMEYFFTDGKVIIKGKKAKRGTRKKADYLLYHHNNFPIAIVEAKDGEHSIEDGIQQAIDYARILDIPFAYSTNGEGFCEHNMLTGEEMTLPLDEFPTQEELWDRYITFKSIDKDVQAIIKQPYYYADNSKSPRYYQRIAVNRTVETVANNQKRIMLVMATGTGKTFTAFQIVHRLYTAKKVKKVLYLADRNILIDQTILNDFAPFANKNIITKVTNKTLDSAYDIFMSLYHQLSGDEDEEAYLQFSPDFFDLVIIDECHRGSAKDNSRWRKILDYFSGAIHIGMTATPKEEGDVHNSNYFGEAIYTYSLKEGIDDGFLAPYRVLRVGIDKDLEGYEPEDGKTDIYGQEIEHRVYTSKDFDRKLIIDDRTKAVAKRITEYLKQTDRYNKTIVFCVDEDHAGRMRQALVNENTDLCAVDDRYVMRITGSDELGKKQLENFIDNNSKYPTIVTTAELMSTGVDCKMCKVIVLDSVIGSMTKFKQIIGRGTRLVWDRDKRYFTILDFRKATMKFSDPEFDGPASSVYDVEDDKPLPKEQDILEEDDDDFEEEETHKKYRVDDVIAKIISEVELLYSVNGKLIVNHKDAFKKIILDKYPSESEFHHAWVQEDKLAINNYFEERGIDFTKFYESVGQDVDLYDIILMVAYGKDAKLKSERAENVKNSSYFQSLDKVKQSIMEELLSIYIKNDVFAIERNDVLKLSNFNQFGGIVKTVRLFGGKEKYNEVLKAIVKELYK from the coding sequence ATGCCAAAATTAACTGAAGAAGATATAAAGAATAGATTTATTACACCTTCTATTGAGCAATCCGGTTGGGAAAAGAAACAAATGTGGATGGAATACTTTTTCACTGATGGAAAAGTAATAATTAAAGGTAAAAAGGCAAAAAGAGGTACTCGCAAAAAAGCGGATTATCTTTTATACCATCATAATAACTTCCCCATTGCTATAGTAGAAGCAAAAGATGGCGAACATAGTATTGAAGATGGCATTCAGCAAGCCATTGATTATGCAAGGATTTTAGATATTCCCTTTGCTTATTCAACAAATGGAGAGGGTTTCTGTGAGCATAATATGCTTACAGGGGAAGAAATGACTTTGCCATTAGATGAATTTCCCACACAAGAAGAACTTTGGGATAGATATATAACATTTAAATCTATCGATAAAGATGTGCAAGCTATTATAAAGCAACCTTACTATTATGCTGATAATAGCAAGTCTCCTCGTTATTATCAAAGAATTGCTGTTAATAGAACTGTCGAAACAGTTGCAAATAATCAAAAGCGAATTATGCTTGTAATGGCAACAGGAACAGGTAAGACTTTTACCGCTTTTCAAATTGTACATAGACTATATACAGCCAAAAAAGTGAAAAAGGTTTTATACTTAGCTGACAGAAATATTTTAATTGACCAAACCATTTTAAATGACTTTGCACCATTTGCCAATAAAAACATTATTACTAAAGTAACCAATAAGACCTTAGATAGTGCCTATGACATTTTCATGTCTTTGTATCATCAGCTGAGTGGCGATGAAGATGAAGAAGCTTACTTGCAATTTTCACCTGATTTCTTTGACCTTGTGATTATAGATGAGTGCCATAGAGGTAGCGCAAAGGACAACAGCAGATGGCGAAAAATATTAGACTATTTTAGCGGAGCAATCCATATTGGTATGACAGCAACTCCAAAAGAAGAAGGCGATGTACACAATAGCAACTATTTTGGAGAAGCCATCTATACTTACTCGCTTAAAGAGGGCATTGATGATGGCTTCTTAGCCCCTTATCGTGTTTTAAGAGTTGGTATTGATAAAGATTTAGAAGGATATGAACCGGAAGATGGCAAGACTGATATTTACGGGCAAGAAATTGAACATCGTGTTTATACCTCCAAGGATTTTGACAGAAAACTTATCATTGATGACCGTACCAAAGCTGTTGCCAAACGCATTACCGAATATTTGAAGCAAACAGATAGATATAACAAAACCATTGTATTTTGTGTTGATGAAGACCACGCAGGAAGAATGCGTCAAGCTTTAGTAAATGAAAACACAGACCTTTGTGCTGTTGATGATAGGTATGTAATGAGAATTACAGGCAGCGATGAACTTGGAAAAAAACAGCTTGAAAACTTTATAGATAACAATTCAAAATACCCTACCATTGTCACAACAGCGGAACTTATGTCTACAGGTGTTGACTGCAAAATGTGTAAGGTTATTGTATTGGACAGTGTTATTGGCTCTATGACCAAATTCAAACAAATTATTGGTCGTGGGACAAGGCTTGTATGGGATAGAGATAAACGATATTTCACGATTTTGGACTTTAGAAAAGCTACAATGAAATTTTCAGACCCTGAATTTGATGGACCTGCATCTTCCGTATACGATGTAGAAGACGATAAACCTTTGCCAAAGGAACAAGACATTCTCGAAGAAGATGATGATGACTTTGAAGAGGAAGAAACACATAAGAAATATCGTGTAGATGATGTAATTGCAAAAATCATCAGTGAAGTTGAACTTCTTTATAGTGTAAACGGTAAGTTGATTGTAAATCATAAAGATGCATTTAAGAAAATTATTTTAGACAAATATCCATCTGAAAGTGAATTTCACCACGCGTGGGTACAAGAAGATAAATTGGCAATTAACAACTATTTTGAAGAACGAGGAATTGATTTTACCAAGTTCTATGAAAGTGTAGGACAAGACGTTGACCTGTACGATATTATTTTAATGGTGGCTTATGGAAAAGATGCAAAACTTAAAAGCGAACGGGCTGAAAATGTAAAAAATAGCAGTTATTTTCAAAGTTTGGATAAAGTTAAACAGTCCATAATGGAAGAATTACTTAGTATCTACATTAAAAACGATGTCTTTGCAATCGAGAGAAACGATGTTTTAAAGCTCTCAAATTTCAATCAATTTGGTGGAATTGTTAAAACTGTTCGCTTGTTTGGTGGAAAAGAAAAATATAATGAAGTTCTGAAAGCGATTGTAAAGGAGCTTTATAAATAG
- a CDS encoding class I SAM-dependent DNA methyltransferase, with the protein MSMETLIKRLENIMRGDDLSGKVQYLRQIVWMIFLKIYDAKEEEWEITDDYISIIPNALKWRNWAEDQNDGKALTGDDLISFVNNDLFRTLKNLEIDEHTPKKHKIVKYIFEDAANYMKDGVKLRQMINAFNEIDFTDYTDAHEFGDMYEGMLKDLQDSKRDGGEFYTPRALTDFIVEMVDPELGQTVGDFACGTGGFLVSCLKYLENKYAHRENPEDRNIINNSLIGVEKKSFPYSLGLTNLILHDVDEPNISYDNSLKSNVREYEDRDLVDIIVMNPPYGGAEDDIVKTNFPAEHRSSETADLFMSLILHKLRLNGKCGVVLPDGFLFGDDGAKTAIKKMLLNEFNLHTIIRLPKSVFAPYTSITTNVLFFTKNGNGTEQTWFYRMDLPEGYKAFSKTKPISTKHFDVVRDWWNNRAEICDEDGNFKSRAYTRKELEDLNYSFDLCGFPNKVEEILEPEVLINEYMERRQGLNEGIDDILSKIKSILGE; encoded by the coding sequence ATGTCAATGGAAACACTGATTAAAAGGCTTGAAAATATTATGAGAGGAGATGACCTCTCCGGAAAAGTACAGTATTTAAGACAAATTGTATGGATGATTTTTCTTAAAATATATGATGCTAAAGAGGAAGAATGGGAAATAACAGACGATTATATTTCAATCATTCCCAATGCATTGAAATGGAGAAACTGGGCTGAAGACCAAAACGATGGCAAAGCCTTAACGGGCGATGATTTAATTTCATTTGTAAATAATGACCTTTTCAGAACACTTAAAAATCTTGAGATTGATGAACACACGCCTAAAAAGCACAAAATAGTAAAATATATATTCGAAGATGCTGCCAACTATATGAAAGACGGTGTTAAACTCCGTCAAATGATAAATGCTTTCAATGAAATTGATTTTACTGATTATACAGATGCACACGAATTTGGTGATATGTATGAGGGTATGCTAAAGGATTTGCAGGACAGCAAGCGTGATGGTGGTGAGTTCTATACCCCACGAGCATTGACAGATTTTATTGTGGAAATGGTTGACCCTGAGCTTGGACAAACTGTGGGAGATTTCGCTTGTGGTACAGGTGGCTTTCTTGTATCTTGCCTTAAATACTTAGAAAACAAATATGCGCACAGAGAAAATCCGGAAGACAGGAACATTATCAATAACAGTCTGATTGGTGTGGAGAAAAAGTCTTTCCCATATTCTTTGGGGTTGACTAACCTTATTTTGCACGATGTGGACGAGCCTAACATCAGCTATGACAACTCCTTAAAATCCAATGTTCGTGAATATGAAGATAGGGATTTAGTCGATATCATAGTAATGAATCCACCTTACGGCGGTGCAGAAGATGATATTGTGAAAACTAACTTTCCAGCGGAACACAGAAGCAGTGAAACAGCCGATTTATTTATGTCGCTTATTTTGCACAAGCTCAGATTAAACGGTAAATGTGGCGTTGTTCTTCCTGACGGTTTTTTATTTGGTGATGATGGAGCAAAAACAGCTATCAAAAAAATGCTTTTGAATGAATTTAATCTGCACACCATTATTAGATTGCCAAAGAGTGTCTTTGCTCCGTATACTTCCATTACAACAAATGTATTGTTCTTTACCAAAAATGGAAATGGAACAGAACAAACTTGGTTTTATCGTATGGACTTACCCGAGGGTTATAAGGCATTTAGCAAAACAAAGCCAATAAGTACAAAGCATTTTGATGTAGTACGTGATTGGTGGAATAATCGTGCCGAAATTTGCGATGAGGACGGAAACTTTAAATCTCGTGCTTATACAAGAAAAGAACTTGAAGACTTAAACTATAGTTTTGACCTTTGTGGTTTTCCAAATAAGGTGGAAGAAATTTTAGAGCCGGAAGTTTTAATCAATGAATATATGGAAAGACGACAGGGTCTAAACGAGGGAATTGACGATATTCTTTCAAAAATAAAAAGCATTTTGGGGGAATAA
- a CDS encoding restriction endonuclease subunit S — MKAEQLRKSILQYAIQGKLVPQIDTEEPASELLKKIKTEKQELIKQGKIKKEKSLPPITEEEKPFDIPESWEWVRFSDCAVLYTGNSINAQEKKKKYTNLNEGYNYIATKDIGFNTTIDYENGIKIPFDTNFRIAKIGSILLCIEGGSAGRKIGLLKENVCFGNKLCCFESIQISYLYLFYYLRTPTFTDNFKDNKSGMIGGVGVNTLKTLYLALPPLDEQLRIVARIEELMSIVDEYEKKEIELEKLEIEFPVKLKKSILQYAIQGKLVPQISTEESANELIKRIKSEQELLAKAGKIKKYKPLSVVNDYEQPFDIPESWIWVYLHQLLREAPSNGYSPQGVDYETSDRVLTLSATTSGVFDSTKYKYFVPDTEIKSNLRVNKGDILVQRSNSLDYVGVSCICPESLENYIYPDLMMKLCFIDKVDINYMHYLLSSPFIRQYFRENATGTSDTMKKINQSILLYAFVALPPLSEQQRIVERIEKLFALVNVLAEGKKLPKVTATTENKDNVIPFVTVEIDETKHRVDVSSFGMAARDSDSVKPETMEKVLEQVQAYYDKKN, encoded by the coding sequence ATGAAAGCCGAGCAATTAAGAAAATCGATTTTGCAGTATGCAATACAGGGCAAACTTGTACCACAAATTGATACAGAAGAACCTGCAAGCGAGCTGCTCAAAAAGATAAAAACAGAAAAGCAAGAACTCATCAAACAAGGTAAAATTAAAAAAGAAAAGTCATTACCACCTATCACAGAAGAGGAGAAGCCTTTTGATATTCCTGAGAGTTGGGAGTGGGTAAGATTTTCAGACTGTGCTGTACTATATACTGGTAATAGCATTAATGCACAAGAAAAGAAAAAGAAATACACAAATCTAAATGAAGGTTATAATTATATAGCTACAAAGGATATTGGATTTAATACAACTATTGATTATGAAAATGGAATTAAAATTCCTTTTGACACTAATTTTCGAATTGCAAAAATCGGCTCAATATTATTATGTATTGAAGGTGGCAGCGCTGGCAGGAAAATAGGTTTGCTCAAAGAGAATGTTTGCTTTGGAAATAAACTTTGCTGTTTTGAAAGTATACAAATTAGTTATCTTTATTTATTTTACTATTTAAGGACTCCAACATTTACTGATAACTTTAAGGACAACAAATCTGGAATGATAGGTGGTGTTGGTGTAAATACACTTAAAACCTTATATTTAGCACTTCCACCACTTGATGAACAACTGCGAATAGTTGCTCGAATAGAAGAACTTATGTCAATAGTAGATGAATACGAGAAAAAGGAAATTGAGCTAGAAAAATTAGAAATAGAATTTCCAGTAAAACTTAAAAAATCTATTTTACAGTATGCTATACAAGGAAAACTTGTACCACAAATTAGTACAGAAGAGTCAGCCAATGAGTTGATTAAAAGAATAAAATCAGAACAAGAACTTTTAGCTAAAGCGGGGAAAATAAAAAAATATAAGCCTCTGTCAGTTGTTAATGATTATGAGCAACCTTTTGATATTCCGGAGAGTTGGATATGGGTATATCTTCACCAACTATTAAGAGAAGCACCAAGCAATGGATACTCACCTCAAGGTGTGGATTACGAAACAAGCGATAGAGTTTTGACTTTATCGGCTACTACGTCTGGAGTGTTTGACTCGACAAAATATAAATATTTTGTGCCTGACACTGAAATTAAAAGCAATTTAAGAGTGAACAAAGGTGATATATTAGTACAGAGGAGTAATTCTCTTGACTATGTAGGCGTTTCTTGTATATGCCCCGAGAGTTTAGAGAATTATATTTATCCTGATTTAATGATGAAACTATGTTTTATTGATAAAGTAGATATTAATTATATGCACTACCTACTTTCAAGCCCTTTTATACGGCAATATTTTCGTGAAAATGCTACTGGAACATCCGATACTATGAAAAAAATAAATCAAAGCATATTATTGTATGCATTTGTTGCATTGCCACCACTCTCCGAACAACAACGCATTGTGGAGCGTATTGAAAAACTGTTTGCGCTGGTCAATGTATTGGCAGAGGGCAAAAAACTGCCAAAGGTAACCGCCACAACAGAAAATAAAGATAATGTTATTCCATTTGTAACGGTAGAGATTGACGAAACAAAACATAGAGTTGATGTATCTTCTTTTGGAATGGCTGCAAGAGATAGCGATAGTGTAAAGCCCGAAACAATGGAAAAGGTTTTGGAACAGGTACAGGCATACTATGACAAGAAAAACTAA